A window of the Acidobacteriota bacterium genome harbors these coding sequences:
- the nosD gene encoding nitrous oxide reductase family maturation protein NosD, with translation MKTLLTMTLALFTTLATGGTSVQPVEVGPSGEFTSIQEAIEAAAPGQVISVLPGEYRENLIVDKPVTLLGGGQAHLRGQGSGDVVLVLADGVRIEGFTISGSGNNMMVSDAGVRVKGRQAEVIGNHILDNLFGIYLDGCRRALIEGNRIRGRAHKPLGQRGAGVHLYDAYHNLLRRNDVRQVRDGVYFDHADFNTVEDNEFADLRYGVHYMYCSDNTFSRNVFRDSIAGVAVMYTERVRFNHNLIVNNRRGYNAFGLLLKECIDSVAESNLIVNNGRGIFLDSSHRNVFRRNLVAYNDIGLVLYASSLENRFTLNDFIDNSSTLHTVGRAKADWSPQGQGNYYSDYRGYDLDDDGVGDVPHRLQDAFEYLQGSRPLLRLYLSSAAAETLAAAERSFPLVPSSQQFDDAPRLKPVSGVESMPALAQLSRRSWPAGVAAALGSLLAGCLACWRLRR, from the coding sequence ATGAAGACGTTGTTGACGATGACGCTCGCCTTGTTCACCACGCTGGCTACGGGAGGAACTTCGGTTCAACCGGTGGAGGTCGGTCCGTCCGGCGAATTCACCTCCATTCAGGAGGCCATCGAGGCGGCCGCCCCGGGACAAGTCATATCCGTCCTTCCCGGCGAGTATCGGGAGAATCTGATCGTAGACAAACCCGTTACTCTCTTGGGCGGCGGACAGGCGCATCTTCGGGGGCAAGGCAGCGGCGACGTGGTTCTGGTTCTGGCCGACGGGGTCCGTATTGAAGGCTTCACCATCAGCGGGTCGGGCAACAACATGATGGTCAGCGATGCCGGCGTGCGCGTCAAAGGACGCCAGGCTGAAGTTATCGGCAACCACATTCTCGACAACCTCTTCGGCATTTATCTCGACGGCTGCCGGCGGGCCCTGATCGAAGGCAACCGCATCCGGGGACGCGCCCACAAGCCGCTGGGGCAGCGGGGGGCCGGCGTCCACCTCTATGACGCCTACCACAACTTGCTGCGCCGAAACGACGTGCGCCAAGTCCGCGACGGAGTCTATTTCGACCACGCCGACTTCAACACGGTTGAGGACAACGAGTTCGCCGATCTGCGCTACGGCGTCCACTACATGTACTGCAGCGACAACACCTTCAGCCGCAACGTCTTCCGCGACAGCATAGCGGGTGTGGCGGTGATGTACACCGAACGGGTGCGCTTCAACCACAACTTGATTGTCAACAACCGGCGCGGCTACAACGCTTTCGGCTTGCTCCTCAAGGAATGCATCGACTCGGTGGCCGAGAGCAACCTGATCGTCAACAATGGACGCGGCATCTTTCTCGACAGCTCCCACCGCAATGTTTTCCGCCGCAACCTGGTGGCCTACAACGACATCGGACTGGTGCTTTACGCCAGTTCGCTGGAGAACCGCTTCACGCTCAACGACTTCATCGACAACTCCAGCACCCTGCATACGGTGGGCAGGGCCAAGGCCGACTGGAGTCCGCAAGGACAAGGCAATTACTACTCCGACTACCGCGGCTACGACCTCGATGACGACGGCGTGGGCGACGTTCCCCACCGCCTGCAGGACGCCTTCGAATACTTGCAGGGCAGCCGTCCACTGCTGCGCCTCTATCTCTCCAGCGCAGCAGCCGAGACCCTGGCGGCCGCCGAGCGCAGCTTTCCTCTGGTACCCTCCAGCCAGCAGTTCGACGACGCGCCCCGCCTGAAGCCGGTAAGCGGAGTTGAAAGCATGCCCGCCCTGGCTCAGTTGAGCCGCCGCAGTTGGCCGGCGGGAGTGGCGGCGGCCCTGGGATCCCTGCTGGCGGGATGTCTGGCCTGCTGGAGGTTGCGCCGATGA
- the nosZ gene encoding Sec-dependent nitrous-oxide reductase: protein MFGKTLGVPRWGWTLIVVAALALGFFACQGGEPQRRGAATGSAADAATAAYVPPGDLDQHYLFYSGGHSGNVYVAGIPSMRHISTIPVFAPYPATGYGFDDESREMLGDFTWGDVHHPSLSKTEGVYDGRWLFVNDNANARLARIDLRDFKTKQIYGPIANLSGNHGSAFVTANTEMILFASRFGIPIPKGTYATIEGYATDYKGLVGAVKVDPDSGEMSMGFQIVTPPFDWDLGSTGRGPSAEWALWTCYNSERAIGELEKTASANDRDYAIAVNWKLAAQAVADGKGQKIGGVDVLDPAENPGIAYLIPVAKSPHGVDFGPDGTFFVTSGKLEAITTVFSFDKMLQAIQDRDFSGDEDGIPVLTYESVMEREVQIGLGPLHTQFDNRGNAYTSLFIDSAVAKWDPQTGEVLDTIPVSYNIGHLLVPGGDSMQPSGDYLIALNKLSHGRHLNVGPSQPESSQLIDISGESMRLLYDAFTEPEPHYAQACPRELLNPIEVYPQAENDDPMAIFDIADAGVTRSGNRVDVKMAAVRSTMHPTSFEVRRGDEVSIHITNIEQTTDELHGLGINGYNINIVVDPGETKHVTFIADKPGVFAYYCTNFCSALHQEMQGYMLVR from the coding sequence ATGTTTGGCAAGACGTTAGGAGTCCCCAGATGGGGATGGACTTTGATTGTTGTGGCGGCGCTCGCTTTGGGGTTCTTCGCCTGTCAAGGAGGAGAACCGCAAAGACGCGGAGCCGCCACGGGAAGCGCTGCCGATGCCGCCACGGCGGCCTACGTGCCGCCAGGCGACCTCGACCAGCACTACCTGTTTTACTCGGGCGGACATTCCGGAAACGTCTACGTGGCCGGAATCCCCTCCATGCGCCATATTTCCACCATTCCGGTCTTCGCGCCCTATCCCGCGACCGGATACGGGTTCGACGACGAGAGCCGGGAAATGCTGGGCGACTTCACATGGGGCGACGTCCACCATCCCTCGCTCTCCAAGACCGAGGGCGTCTACGACGGCCGTTGGCTTTTCGTCAATGACAACGCCAACGCCCGTTTAGCCCGGATCGACCTGCGCGATTTCAAGACCAAGCAGATCTACGGTCCCATCGCCAATCTGTCGGGCAACCACGGCAGCGCCTTCGTGACCGCAAACACCGAAATGATCCTCTTCGCCTCGCGTTTCGGCATCCCCATACCCAAGGGGACCTACGCCACCATCGAAGGTTACGCGACCGACTACAAGGGCCTGGTGGGAGCCGTCAAGGTCGATCCCGACAGCGGGGAGATGAGCATGGGGTTCCAGATCGTGACTCCGCCTTTCGATTGGGACCTGGGCTCCACCGGACGCGGCCCTTCAGCCGAATGGGCGCTGTGGACCTGCTACAACTCCGAGCGGGCCATCGGCGAACTGGAGAAGACGGCCAGCGCCAATGACCGCGACTACGCCATCGCCGTCAACTGGAAGCTGGCGGCTCAAGCGGTCGCCGACGGCAAGGGACAGAAGATCGGTGGTGTAGACGTGCTCGACCCCGCCGAGAATCCCGGAATCGCCTATCTGATCCCGGTGGCCAAGAGCCCTCACGGAGTCGACTTCGGCCCTGACGGCACTTTCTTCGTCACCAGCGGCAAGCTGGAAGCCATCACCACCGTCTTCAGCTTCGACAAGATGCTGCAGGCCATTCAGGACCGGGACTTCAGCGGCGACGAAGACGGCATCCCCGTCCTCACCTACGAGAGCGTGATGGAGCGCGAGGTGCAGATCGGTTTGGGTCCGCTGCACACCCAGTTCGACAACCGGGGCAACGCCTACACCAGCCTCTTCATCGACAGCGCGGTGGCCAAATGGGACCCGCAAACGGGCGAGGTGCTGGACACCATTCCCGTCAGTTACAACATCGGGCATTTGTTGGTTCCCGGAGGCGACTCCATGCAGCCTTCAGGCGACTACCTCATTGCCCTCAACAAGCTCTCCCATGGACGCCACCTCAACGTAGGACCGTCCCAGCCCGAATCGAGCCAACTGATCGATATCAGCGGCGAAAGCATGCGGCTGCTCTATGACGCCTTCACCGAACCCGAGCCTCACTATGCCCAGGCCTGCCCGCGCGAGCTGCTCAATCCTATCGAGGTCTACCCTCAGGCGGAGAACGACGATCCAATGGCCATCTTCGACATCGCCGACGCCGGAGTGACCCGTTCAGGCAACCGTGTCGACGTCAAGATGGCGGCGGTGCGCTCGACGATGCATCCCACCAGCTTCGAGGTGCGACGGGGCGACGAGGTGAGCATCCACATCACCAACATCGAGCAGACTACCGACGAGCTTCACGGCTTGGGCATCAACGGCTACAACATCAACATCGTGGTTGATCCGGGAGAAACAAAGCATGTCACTTTCATCGCCGACAAGCCGGGAGTCTTCGCCTACTACTGCACCAACTTCTGCTCGGCTCTTCATCAGGAAATGCAAGGCTACATGCTGGTGCGCTAG
- a CDS encoding c-type cytochrome: protein MFSKDRPLLWAFSFLSLLVCLWVIWDQAAPPYQAYQQEFRALIEERFGPERAAATPMGLQQVWLEEARRVDRCTSCHLGVTWEGLGNAPQPFSSHPPGYLDKHPVEDFGCTLCHGGQGFATRLPDAHGWVAHWEDPLLDSQLGKDYRMQDEWTFTQIKCNTCHRYDKQTEGAEQINKGKRLIRDKGCRACHVINERGGSIGPDLTFVGDKSPEHYDYSRLTTIPSFFSWQVAHLQKPKSYSPDTVMPDFGFNSEEARSIGLLLMSWKDVELPLEMYPGGVIRDIPTEEELERERMMMEGEGRFFVENTCFICHDVSSLGVESATKIGPDLALAVEDAPRRFGRTLESFLLNPTGTMQVVLSKQIELSREERLEAVRLLEIAYERYQAQQAESQEEN from the coding sequence GTGTTCTCAAAGGACCGTCCCCTGCTGTGGGCTTTCAGTTTTCTCTCCCTGCTGGTCTGCCTCTGGGTCATCTGGGACCAGGCCGCTCCCCCCTACCAGGCCTACCAGCAAGAGTTCCGCGCCCTTATCGAGGAGCGCTTCGGACCAGAGCGGGCCGCCGCCACGCCCATGGGCCTGCAGCAAGTGTGGCTTGAAGAAGCCCGGCGGGTGGACCGCTGTACGAGCTGCCATCTGGGCGTGACCTGGGAGGGCCTGGGCAACGCCCCTCAGCCTTTCAGCTCCCACCCGCCCGGCTATCTCGACAAGCATCCCGTGGAGGACTTCGGCTGCACTCTGTGTCACGGCGGCCAGGGCTTCGCCACCCGCCTGCCCGACGCCCACGGATGGGTGGCTCACTGGGAGGATCCGCTGCTGGACAGCCAGTTGGGAAAAGACTACCGCATGCAAGACGAGTGGACCTTCACGCAAATCAAGTGCAACACCTGCCACCGCTACGACAAGCAGACCGAGGGGGCCGAACAGATCAATAAAGGGAAGCGGCTGATCCGGGATAAGGGCTGCCGGGCCTGTCACGTGATCAACGAGCGGGGCGGCTCGATCGGCCCCGACCTGACCTTCGTGGGAGACAAATCGCCCGAGCACTACGACTACTCGCGCCTGACAACCATCCCTTCCTTTTTCTCCTGGCAGGTGGCGCATTTGCAGAAGCCCAAGAGCTATTCGCCGGACACGGTGATGCCCGATTTCGGCTTTAACAGCGAAGAGGCCCGCAGCATCGGGCTGCTGCTGATGAGTTGGAAGGACGTCGAACTGCCTCTGGAGATGTATCCGGGGGGAGTGATCCGGGACATACCCACCGAGGAAGAACTGGAACGCGAACGCATGATGATGGAAGGCGAGGGCCGTTTCTTCGTGGAGAACACCTGCTTCATCTGTCATGACGTGTCCAGCCTTGGGGTCGAATCGGCCACCAAGATCGGTCCCGACCTGGCCCTGGCCGTGGAGGACGCGCCCAGACGCTTCGGGCGCACCCTGGAGTCGTTTCTTCTCAATCCCACGGGAACCATGCAAGTGGTGCTTTCCAAGCAGATCGAGCTGAGCCGCGAGGAGCGGCTGGAGGCCGTACGGCTGCTGGAAATCGCCTATGAGAGATACCAGGCTCAACAAGCCGAGAGCCAAGAAGAGAATTAG
- a CDS encoding cytochrome b N-terminal domain-containing protein, with the protein MPDTRAPNRKFTLRDLTWTWTPRSAREAGDAVVRNFYLHWFPSKVNKRSAATTYSFWLGTVSAFLFLLLTLTGVVLMFLYVPSVERAYGSVKDLEYAVSFGAFLRAVHRIAAHLMVAVVFLHMVRVFLTSAYKNGVMANQNRPLNWYLGLVLLLLTLLLSFTGYLLPWDQLAYWAITVGTNIARAVPLIGEELRFLLLGGHEINQNTLIRFYVLHCVFLPLILTLIFVWHMWRIHKDGGLASHDQTALQEKAEPAEPSPNKTYTLMGVSGGTTATVQSALVREDRHQVQTVPGLVRRLLAVGLLTMFVAGVLAVWLGAPLEEAANPQVTPNPAKAPWYFLWLQELVTITTVRIGAWTLNGALVGGVLIPGLLLLWAFLVPSLDRSGPSTVAVWFHSRRRLANTIFLLICLALVVLTVVATFMRGPFWDFYWPWQQWPSHPSRL; encoded by the coding sequence ATGCCCGATACGAGAGCCCCAAATCGCAAGTTCACGCTCCGGGACCTGACCTGGACCTGGACGCCCAGAAGCGCGCGCGAAGCCGGAGATGCAGTCGTCCGCAACTTCTATCTCCACTGGTTTCCCAGCAAGGTCAACAAGCGCTCGGCGGCCACAACCTACTCCTTCTGGCTAGGGACCGTCTCAGCCTTTCTCTTCCTGCTGCTGACCCTGACGGGCGTGGTCCTGATGTTCCTCTACGTACCTTCGGTGGAACGCGCCTACGGCTCGGTCAAAGACCTTGAATACGCCGTCAGCTTCGGAGCCTTCCTGCGGGCTGTCCACCGCATAGCCGCTCACTTGATGGTGGCCGTAGTCTTTCTCCACATGGTGCGGGTTTTTCTGACCTCGGCCTACAAGAACGGAGTCATGGCCAACCAGAACCGGCCCCTCAATTGGTATCTGGGCTTGGTACTTCTGTTGCTGACCCTCCTTCTCAGCTTCACGGGATACCTGCTCCCATGGGACCAGTTGGCCTACTGGGCCATCACCGTAGGAACCAACATCGCCCGAGCCGTGCCCCTGATCGGGGAGGAACTGCGCTTTCTGCTCTTGGGGGGACACGAGATCAATCAGAATACCTTGATCCGCTTCTATGTGCTGCACTGCGTTTTTCTGCCCCTCATTCTGACCCTGATCTTCGTCTGGCACATGTGGCGCATCCACAAGGACGGCGGGCTGGCCAGCCACGATCAGACGGCCTTGCAGGAAAAGGCCGAGCCGGCCGAGCCCTCGCCCAACAAGACCTACACCCTGATGGGAGTGAGCGGAGGAACGACGGCGACGGTGCAGTCGGCGCTGGTGCGGGAAGACCGCCATCAGGTGCAGACGGTTCCCGGCCTGGTGAGGCGGCTGCTGGCGGTGGGGCTTCTGACCATGTTCGTCGCGGGAGTGCTGGCCGTATGGCTGGGAGCGCCGCTGGAAGAAGCCGCCAATCCCCAGGTGACGCCAAACCCGGCCAAAGCGCCCTGGTACTTCCTTTGGCTTCAGGAACTGGTGACGATCACGACCGTGCGTATCGGCGCATGGACCCTCAACGGCGCACTTGTGGGCGGCGTCCTGATTCCCGGACTGCTGCTGCTATGGGCCTTCTTGGTTCCTAGCCTGGACCGCAGCGGACCGTCCACCGTGGCCGTGTGGTTCCATTCCCGCCGACGCCTGGCCAATACGATTTTCTTGCTGATTTGCCTGGCGCTGGTGGTCCTGACCGTAGTGGCCACCTTCATGCGCGGGCCCTTCTGGGATTTCTACTGGCCCTGGCAACAGTGGCCCTCGCATCCCAGCCGTCTTTAG
- a CDS encoding Rieske (2Fe-2S) protein, whose product MSRNEDQEKGRPIKRRQLFSKLGAGMVGASLGIPVIMSARALVPDALYEKPLRFKAGQPEQFTQGPTFIADQNVFVFREDQAFYCIGATCTHLGCTVQIVNVGRGVSQTIEFHCPCHGSKFRADGTNYAGPAPRPLSYFRLALAPDDRQLVVDLSQQVEKGWRLSLS is encoded by the coding sequence ATGAGCCGCAATGAAGACCAAGAGAAAGGCCGACCCATCAAGCGCCGCCAACTGTTCAGCAAGCTGGGAGCCGGCATGGTGGGAGCTTCGCTAGGCATCCCCGTCATCATGTCGGCCCGGGCCCTGGTCCCCGACGCGCTTTACGAAAAGCCCCTCCGCTTCAAGGCGGGGCAGCCTGAACAGTTCACCCAGGGACCTACCTTCATCGCCGATCAGAACGTCTTCGTCTTCCGCGAGGACCAGGCCTTCTACTGCATCGGGGCCACCTGCACCCATCTGGGATGCACGGTGCAGATCGTCAATGTGGGACGGGGAGTTTCTCAGACCATCGAGTTTCACTGTCCTTGTCACGGCAGCAAGTTCCGCGCCGACGGAACCAACTACGCAGGCCCCGCGCCGCGCCCGCTCAGCTATTTCAGGCTGGCTCTGGCGCCTGACGACCGGCAACTGGTCGTCGACCTTTCCCAACAGGTTGAGAAGGGTTGGAGGTTGAGCTTGAGTTAG
- a CDS encoding FAD-dependent oxidoreductase: MPCQMACPVKTDCGRYVQLIAEGNDRKAYLTARSPNPMASVCGRICAAPCEDFCRRKTVDAPLTIRALKRFVTERFGVESPHSGTFKELFQGRLPEGNRWPGHLPEAPAPAPSGRRVAVIGAGPAGLSCAHDLAVMGHQVTIFEASQRAGGMAFHGIPEFRLPSTLLDREIGAIEEMGVEIRYNTPLTEEMGLAQLKAQGFEAFFISVGAQKGRLLDCPGSELDGVVRAVDYLLNINNGFRIPRAKKVLVVGGGFVAFDAARMALRAGAGEEPEAGAEGGDIKTALDAARLAARAGAEVTLASLESYEEMPVTRSEQGREEFEEALREGIRYLPQRSVTRFQGEKRVERVQMIGVKRTYDEEGRFAPVMDDSIHDEAEADLVIQAIGQQVDVGFLRPQDGVELTPSGAIKVDPETLATSAPDVFAGGDAAFGPRNLIEAVANGKQAAASIDAFLDSDLQAAQPSFVFRFEKIPTRRFQRTPGYEQIGRRPPPTTDLDRRSGVSEVETGYAEEEARLQGERCLHCHVQTIYDPVKCVLCNRCVDICPVDCLKLVPLEELDMPPEQIEEARRAGQVDEGQAASAMLKDDDICIRCGLCAIRCPTDAMTMEVLYYEPQ, encoded by the coding sequence GTGCCTTGTCAGATGGCCTGCCCCGTCAAGACGGATTGCGGCCGCTATGTCCAACTGATCGCCGAGGGCAATGACCGCAAGGCCTACTTGACGGCCCGCTCGCCCAATCCCATGGCCTCGGTGTGCGGACGCATCTGCGCCGCTCCTTGCGAGGACTTCTGCCGCCGAAAAACCGTGGATGCTCCCCTCACCATCCGTGCCCTCAAGCGCTTCGTAACCGAGCGCTTCGGAGTGGAGTCGCCCCATTCAGGGACATTCAAGGAGTTGTTCCAAGGCCGTTTGCCGGAAGGCAACCGCTGGCCCGGACACCTGCCGGAAGCCCCCGCCCCCGCGCCCTCGGGCCGGAGAGTGGCCGTCATCGGGGCCGGTCCTGCCGGTCTTTCCTGCGCCCACGACCTGGCGGTGATGGGACATCAAGTGACCATCTTCGAGGCCTCTCAGCGAGCCGGAGGCATGGCCTTCCACGGAATTCCCGAGTTCCGGCTCCCCAGTACCCTGCTCGACCGCGAAATCGGCGCCATCGAAGAGATGGGAGTTGAAATCCGCTACAACACGCCTCTGACTGAGGAAATGGGTCTGGCGCAACTCAAGGCACAGGGATTTGAGGCCTTCTTCATCTCGGTCGGCGCTCAAAAGGGGCGCCTGCTGGACTGTCCCGGCAGCGAGTTGGACGGGGTGGTGCGGGCTGTCGACTACCTGCTCAACATCAACAACGGCTTCCGTATCCCCAGGGCCAAGAAAGTCCTGGTGGTCGGCGGCGGGTTCGTGGCCTTCGACGCCGCCCGCATGGCCTTGCGGGCAGGAGCCGGAGAAGAGCCGGAGGCAGGCGCGGAGGGAGGAGACATTAAAACCGCTCTGGACGCCGCCCGCCTGGCAGCGCGCGCCGGAGCCGAAGTCACCCTGGCCAGCCTGGAGAGCTATGAGGAAATGCCCGTCACCCGCAGCGAGCAGGGACGGGAAGAATTCGAAGAAGCGCTGCGCGAAGGCATCCGATACCTGCCCCAGCGCAGCGTGACCCGCTTCCAAGGGGAGAAGCGCGTCGAACGGGTCCAGATGATCGGCGTCAAGCGCACTTACGACGAGGAGGGCCGCTTCGCCCCCGTGATGGACGACTCGATCCATGACGAGGCTGAAGCCGATCTGGTCATCCAGGCCATCGGACAGCAGGTGGACGTCGGCTTCCTGCGTCCTCAGGATGGAGTGGAGCTGACGCCCTCGGGCGCCATCAAGGTCGATCCCGAAACCCTGGCCACCAGCGCGCCGGACGTTTTCGCAGGGGGCGACGCGGCCTTCGGGCCCCGCAACCTGATCGAAGCGGTGGCCAACGGAAAGCAGGCCGCGGCAAGCATCGACGCTTTTCTCGACTCGGACTTGCAGGCCGCTCAGCCCTCCTTCGTATTCCGCTTCGAAAAGATCCCTACGCGGCGCTTCCAGCGCACTCCAGGCTACGAACAGATCGGCCGCAGGCCGCCGCCGACCACCGACCTCGACCGTCGCAGCGGCGTCAGCGAGGTGGAGACCGGCTACGCCGAGGAGGAGGCGCGCCTTCAAGGGGAACGCTGCCTCCACTGCCACGTCCAGACCATCTACGACCCGGTCAAGTGCGTTCTCTGCAACCGATGCGTCGATATCTGCCCGGTAGACTGCCTCAAACTGGTCCCGCTGGAAGAACTGGATATGCCACCCGAGCAGATCGAGGAGGCCCGCCGGGCCGGCCAGGTGGACGAAGGCCAGGCGGCATCGGCCATGCTGAAGGACGACGACATCTGCATCCGCTGCGGACTGTGCGCCATCCGCTGTCCCACCGACGCCATGACGATGGAGGTTCTCTACTATGAGCCGCAATGA
- a CDS encoding FAD-dependent monooxygenase, whose translation MRYDAVIVGASVAGAAAAALLARQGLRIALLDKARFPRDKVCGEGLMPAGVGILREMGVLARLTCGQSFQGIRFIEAESGATVELDFSLISPDLRGRAFPRLALDGALAEFAAESPGVEWMQETQADSVRVNRSGVEVCIRRRGGRRTIQGRLLIGANGIRSRLPRRFAIKRHIARHRRFALRARFDRYRGDTTMVDVHCHRAGEAYVAPQPQGGALVTMLLHHRGSPLGGAKPQSFLRLLDGFPRLQAELEGSRTPSQVQAAAPLGQRLERCHGRRLLLLGDAAGAVDPVTGQGMSIALKDARLAADLLARRLPEGRLDEADLSDFSRRRNEYFLPAYRMAEDLISALRHPFLARRTLRSLNRNLDLRRKILAQAAQDGPPAALAWTDKLRLVMGF comes from the coding sequence ATGCGCTACGACGCCGTGATTGTGGGTGCGAGCGTGGCGGGGGCGGCTGCCGCCGCCTTGCTGGCCAGGCAAGGCTTGCGCATCGCCCTGCTCGACAAGGCCCGCTTTCCCCGCGACAAGGTGTGCGGTGAAGGACTGATGCCGGCCGGCGTGGGCATCCTGCGTGAGATGGGAGTCTTGGCGCGCCTCACCTGCGGACAGTCATTCCAGGGCATACGCTTTATCGAAGCCGAGAGCGGGGCCACAGTCGAGCTGGATTTTTCCCTCATCTCGCCGGATCTGCGGGGCCGCGCGTTTCCCCGCCTGGCGCTGGACGGCGCGCTGGCTGAATTCGCCGCCGAGAGTCCCGGCGTGGAGTGGATGCAGGAGACCCAGGCCGACTCGGTGCGGGTGAATCGATCAGGTGTGGAGGTGTGCATCCGCCGCCGCGGCGGACGCCGCACCATCCAAGGACGCCTGCTTATCGGCGCCAACGGAATCCGTTCCCGCCTGCCCCGCCGCTTCGCCATCAAGCGACATATCGCCCGCCATCGCCGCTTCGCCTTGCGGGCCCGCTTCGACCGCTACCGGGGCGATACCACCATGGTGGACGTCCACTGCCATCGCGCGGGCGAAGCCTACGTGGCTCCCCAGCCCCAGGGCGGAGCGCTGGTCACCATGCTGCTGCATCATCGCGGGAGTCCTCTGGGAGGCGCCAAGCCCCAGTCCTTCCTGCGGTTGCTGGACGGTTTCCCCCGTTTGCAGGCTGAACTCGAAGGCTCGCGGACGCCTTCACAGGTGCAGGCCGCCGCCCCCCTGGGCCAGCGCCTGGAGCGCTGTCATGGGCGCCGTTTGCTGCTCCTGGGAGATGCGGCCGGGGCCGTCGATCCGGTGACCGGACAGGGTATGAGCATCGCTCTCAAAGACGCCCGCCTGGCCGCCGACCTGCTGGCCCGGAGGCTGCCGGAGGGACGCCTCGATGAGGCCGACCTGAGCGATTTCAGCCGCCGTCGAAACGAGTACTTTCTGCCTGCCTACCGGATGGCCGAAGACCTCATTTCGGCGCTGCGCCATCCTTTCCTGGCCCGCCGCACCCTGCGCTCCCTGAACCGCAATCTGGATCTGCGCCGCAAGATTCTGGCCCAAGCCGCCCAGGACGGCCCCCCGGCGGCGCTGGCATGGACCGACAAGCTGCGCCTGGTCATGGGCTTCTAG
- a CDS encoding Kdo hydroxylase family protein, with product MEKDVIVSVESPQAGPEAARRHCSWLEEGKIVFFPRTPFEFPDSDRQFLLQQKQTSAQFHKNIAYRPLSDKVTGAAGLSADDSRRLHQIMRRYSNSVQQFLGGFLAPYAGHWRLDYASFRPFQEKGRNLRRRARNDLLHLDNFPTRPTNGDLILRFFTNINPQESRRWITTSSYQELVERFTSRGGLDYPSPLEGWTRLRYSLLKAGKAVGLPVAARPPYDDFMLRLHHAMKEDREFQDTTPKIHLEFPPGSCWMVFTDRVAHAALSGQYALEQTFMVARKSLVDPAQAPLEILQRVSGRAPLSA from the coding sequence ATGGAAAAGGACGTCATCGTCAGTGTCGAGAGTCCTCAGGCGGGCCCTGAGGCGGCCCGTCGCCACTGCAGTTGGCTGGAGGAGGGAAAGATCGTCTTCTTTCCCCGTACTCCGTTCGAATTCCCAGACTCGGACCGCCAGTTCCTGCTGCAACAGAAGCAGACCTCGGCCCAGTTTCACAAGAACATCGCTTACCGTCCCCTGAGCGACAAGGTCACGGGAGCGGCCGGGTTGTCGGCGGACGATTCCCGCCGCCTGCACCAGATCATGCGGCGCTATTCCAACAGCGTGCAGCAGTTCCTGGGCGGTTTCCTGGCGCCCTATGCCGGGCACTGGAGGCTCGATTACGCCAGCTTCCGCCCCTTTCAGGAAAAGGGACGCAACCTGCGCCGGCGGGCCCGCAACGACTTGCTCCACCTCGACAACTTTCCCACCCGCCCCACTAACGGCGACTTGATCTTGCGCTTTTTCACCAACATCAATCCGCAGGAGTCACGCCGCTGGATCACCACCAGTTCCTACCAGGAGTTGGTTGAACGCTTCACTTCCCGCGGCGGACTCGACTACCCCTCGCCCCTGGAGGGCTGGACCCGGCTTCGCTACTCGTTGCTCAAGGCCGGCAAGGCGGTTGGCCTGCCCGTGGCGGCGCGTCCCCCTTATGACGACTTCATGCTGCGCCTGCACCATGCCATGAAGGAAGACCGCGAGTTTCAGGACACCACGCCCAAGATCCACCTGGAGTTCCCGCCCGGCTCCTGCTGGATGGTTTTTACCGACCGGGTGGCCCACGCCGCCCTCTCCGGTCAGTATGCGCTGGAGCAAACCTTCATGGTGGCCCGCAAGTCGCTGGTCGATCCGGCTCAGGCTCCCCTTGAAATCTTGCAGAGAGTGAGTGGCCGCGCTCCCTTGAGCGCCTGA